Genomic DNA from Sphingomonas hankookensis:
TTGAAAACGCGCGAAAGAGCGCGTTTTGAGGCGGCACCAGCCCGCTCCCCCACCCGACCACCCATCGAGGATACCGTGTGGGTGGCCGGGTGGGGGAGCGGGCTGGTGCCGCAAAATGCGTCTCGACGCATTTTCGAACAGGCATAACCCATGAAACTGGCATGACCCTTGCTGTGTAGCGAGGGTCATACTTGGGAGGTTTCGATGGACCGGCTGGTCTATACCGCAATGTCGGGGTTGCGCGGCCACATGGCGTCGCAGGCGACGATCGCGAACAACATCGCGAACGCCTCGACCATCGGGTATCGCGCGGACAAGGTCGATTTCGAACAGTTGTTGCTGAAGGGCAAGAACGGCGAACTCGAATCCCGCTCGCCCTCGTCAGAGGAAGTGCGCGACATGGACCGGCGGGCCGGCGCGATCCTCGCGACCGGCCGCCCGCTCGACATCGCGATGGAAGGCGACAGCTGGATGGCGGTGCAGGCGCTGGACGGCACCGAAGCCTATACCCGCCGCGGCGACCTGCAGGTTTCTGCCGCCGGCACGCTGGAAACCGGCGATCGCTTGCCGGTCATGGGCGCGACCGGGCCGATCACCGTGCCGCCCTACCAGGCGATTTCCGTCACCGCCGATGGCCGGGTGATGATCGTGCCGCAGGGCGCACCCGCCGGCACGCCGGACCAGGAAATCGGCCAGATCAAGCTGGCGAGCACGGCGGGCAGCCAGACGGTCAAGGGTATCGACAATCTGCTGCACGTCCGCGGCGGCGGCGTCCTGCCCGGCGACATGACCGCCAAGGTCCGTTCGGGTTCGCTCGAACAGTCGAACGTCAACATG
This window encodes:
- a CDS encoding flagellar basal body rod protein FlgF, with amino-acid sequence MDRLVYTAMSGLRGHMASQATIANNIANASTIGYRADKVDFEQLLLKGKNGELESRSPSSEEVRDMDRRAGAILATGRPLDIAMEGDSWMAVQALDGTEAYTRRGDLQVSAAGTLETGDRLPVMGATGPITVPPYQAISVTADGRVMIVPQGAPAGTPDQEIGQIKLASTAGSQTVKGIDNLLHVRGGGVLPGDMTAKVRSGSLEQSNVNMTQALVDMIENQRSYEVQAGMLKQAKEMDESSANLMRVQS